One Microbacterium esteraromaticum genomic window carries:
- the aceE gene encoding pyruvate dehydrogenase (acetyl-transferring), homodimeric type translates to MNDDRASASATETVLDIDPDETAEWLESLDAVVDVHGRARGEHIVRSLVERAGIRDEPSATTDYVNTIAATDEPAYPGDEELERRYRAWMRWNAAVLVHRAQRPGIGVGGHISTYAGAATLYEVGFNHFFRGKDHPGGGDQIFFQGHASPGMYARAFMEGRLSEEDLDGFRQEKSREGHALSSYPHPRLMPEFWEFPTVSMGIGPMNAIYQAQSNRYLQGRGLKDTSDQHVWAFLGDGEMDEPESRGLLQLAANDGLDNLTFVVNCNLQRLDGPVRGNGKIIQELEGFFRGAGWNVIKVIWGREWDDLLARDDDGALVDIMNTTRDGDYQTYKAESGGFIRENFFGRDPRAAALVEDLTDDQIWGLKRGGHDYHKVFAAYQQSMQRNGKPTVILVKTVKGYGLGQRFEARNATHQMKKLTLQDLKDFRDHLRVPITDAQLEADPYQPPYYHPGADAPEIRYMHERRRALGGFLPERRPHASGEIALPDAKAYEVAARGSGKQEAATTMAFVRVLKDLMRDKEFGHRIVPIIPDEARTFGMDAFFPTAKIYNPNGQNYLAVDRDIVLSYKESTAGQILHVGINEAGSIAAFTAAGTAYATHGVPLIPIYVFYSMFGFQRTGDSLWAAADQMARGFLISATAGRTTLTGEGLQHADGHSPLLAATNPAVVTYDPAYGYEIGHIMRAGIERMYGPDSTDRNRIYNLMVYNEPIVQPAEPEGVDVEGILGGIHRISPPQGDGPRAHLLASGIGVTWALEAQQLLREEWGVAADVFSVTSWTELRRDAVRAEEEAFLHPESGVRTPFVQQQLADAHGPIVAVSDYAKDLPDQIRQFVRNDWATLGADGFGFSDTRAAARRFFKIDSHSVVVRALQLLAARGEVDAAAPGKAAERYRLLDVNAGTSGNAGGDA, encoded by the coding sequence GTGAACGACGATCGCGCCTCAGCATCCGCCACTGAAACCGTCCTCGACATCGACCCGGACGAGACCGCCGAGTGGCTCGAATCCCTCGACGCCGTCGTCGATGTGCACGGCCGCGCACGCGGCGAGCACATCGTGCGCAGCCTGGTCGAGCGGGCGGGCATCCGCGACGAGCCCAGCGCCACCACCGACTACGTCAACACGATCGCCGCAACCGACGAGCCCGCCTACCCGGGCGACGAGGAGCTCGAGCGACGCTACCGCGCCTGGATGCGCTGGAACGCGGCCGTCCTCGTGCACCGCGCGCAGCGGCCGGGCATCGGCGTCGGCGGCCACATCTCCACCTACGCCGGAGCGGCGACGCTCTACGAGGTGGGCTTCAATCACTTCTTCCGCGGCAAGGACCACCCCGGCGGCGGCGACCAGATCTTCTTCCAGGGGCACGCATCGCCAGGCATGTACGCGCGCGCGTTCATGGAGGGGCGCCTCAGCGAGGAGGACCTCGACGGCTTCCGCCAGGAGAAGTCCCGCGAGGGCCACGCGCTGAGCTCGTACCCGCATCCGCGTCTGATGCCGGAGTTCTGGGAGTTCCCGACCGTGTCGATGGGGATCGGCCCGATGAACGCGATCTACCAGGCGCAGTCCAACCGCTACCTGCAGGGCAGGGGCCTGAAGGACACGAGCGACCAGCACGTCTGGGCGTTCCTCGGGGACGGCGAGATGGACGAACCGGAGTCGCGCGGTCTGCTGCAGCTCGCCGCCAACGACGGCCTCGACAACCTCACCTTCGTCGTCAACTGCAATCTGCAGCGCCTCGACGGACCCGTGCGGGGCAACGGCAAGATCATCCAGGAGCTCGAGGGCTTCTTCCGCGGTGCCGGCTGGAACGTCATCAAGGTGATCTGGGGTCGCGAGTGGGACGACCTGCTCGCCCGCGACGACGACGGCGCGCTCGTCGACATCATGAACACCACCCGCGACGGCGACTACCAGACGTACAAGGCCGAGTCGGGCGGGTTCATCCGCGAGAACTTCTTCGGTCGCGACCCGCGTGCCGCCGCCCTCGTGGAGGACCTCACCGACGACCAGATCTGGGGTCTCAAGCGAGGCGGTCACGACTACCACAAGGTCTTCGCGGCGTATCAGCAGTCGATGCAGCGAAACGGCAAGCCGACCGTCATCCTCGTCAAGACGGTGAAGGGCTACGGCCTCGGGCAGCGCTTCGAGGCGCGCAACGCGACCCACCAGATGAAGAAGCTGACGCTGCAGGACCTCAAGGACTTCCGCGACCACCTGCGGGTGCCGATCACGGATGCCCAGCTCGAGGCCGACCCGTATCAGCCGCCGTACTACCACCCCGGCGCCGACGCCCCCGAGATCCGGTACATGCACGAGCGCCGCCGGGCGCTCGGCGGGTTCCTGCCCGAGCGGCGTCCGCACGCCTCGGGCGAGATCGCCCTGCCCGATGCCAAGGCCTATGAGGTCGCCGCCCGCGGCTCGGGCAAGCAGGAGGCCGCGACGACCATGGCCTTCGTGCGGGTGCTGAAGGACCTCATGCGCGACAAGGAGTTCGGTCACCGCATCGTGCCGATCATCCCCGACGAGGCGCGCACCTTCGGCATGGACGCCTTCTTCCCCACGGCGAAGATCTACAACCCGAACGGCCAGAACTACCTCGCCGTCGACCGCGACATCGTGCTCTCGTACAAGGAGAGCACGGCAGGGCAGATCCTTCATGTCGGCATCAACGAGGCGGGTTCGATCGCGGCGTTCACCGCGGCCGGCACGGCCTACGCCACCCATGGGGTGCCTCTGATCCCGATCTACGTGTTCTACTCGATGTTCGGCTTCCAGCGCACCGGCGACTCGCTGTGGGCGGCAGCCGACCAGATGGCGCGCGGCTTCCTCATCTCGGCCACCGCGGGCCGCACGACGCTCACCGGTGAGGGCCTGCAGCACGCCGACGGCCATTCGCCGCTGCTCGCCGCCACCAACCCGGCCGTGGTGACCTACGACCCGGCGTACGGCTACGAGATCGGGCACATCATGCGCGCGGGCATCGAGCGCATGTACGGGCCCGACTCGACCGACCGCAACCGGATCTACAACCTCATGGTCTACAACGAGCCGATCGTGCAGCCGGCCGAGCCCGAAGGGGTCGATGTCGAGGGCATCCTGGGCGGCATCCACCGCATCTCGCCCCCGCAGGGCGACGGCCCTCGGGCGCACCTGCTTGCTTCCGGCATCGGCGTGACCTGGGCCCTCGAGGCGCAGCAGCTGCTGCGCGAGGAGTGGGGCGTCGCGGCCGATGTGTTCTCGGTCACCTCGTGGACCGAGCTGCGCCGCGACGCGGTGCGCGCCGAGGAGGAGGCGTTCCTGCACCCCGAGAGCGGCGTGCGCACGCCGTTCGTGCAGCAGCAGCTGGCAGACGCTCACGGCCCGATCGTCGCGGTCAGCGACTACGCGAAGGACCTGCCCGACCAGATCCGTCAGTTCGTGAGGAACGACTGGGCGACCCTTGGCGCCGACGGCTTCGGCTTCTCGGACACCCGTGCCGCCGCCCGCCGCTTCTTCAAGATCGACTCGCACTCGGTCGTCGTCCGCGCGCTGCAGCTGCTCGCCGCGAGGGGAGAGGTGGATGCCGCTGCTCCCGGGAAGGCCGCGGAGCGCTACCGCCTGCTCGACGTCAACGCGGGCACGAGCGGCAACGCGGGCGGAGACGCCTGA
- a CDS encoding NAD-dependent malic enzyme, which produces MANPGPGNSITLRIDAPSNFSVTSELAAAAASAGAAITALDVVESHPTSIVVDLTCNTIDDDHASRIRDAVQALDGVHVRQVSDRTFLMHLGGKLEVVPSVPLRNRDDLSRAYTPGVARVCMAIAEDKSKARNLTVKRNTIAVVTDGTAVLGLGDIGPEAALPVMEGKAALFKQFANVDAWPVCLDTKDTEEIIKIVKAIAPVYGGVNLEDIAAPRCFEIEARLREELDIPVFHDDQHGTAIVTLAALVNALKVVKKKIEDVRIVVSGVGAAGNAIIQLLLAEGAKDIVACGRDGAIVAGVEYADAHRREIAATTNPRGFTGTLKEAMVDADVFIGVSAPNVLDENDIAAMADDAVVFAMANPTPEVDPVVASKHAAIVATGRSDFPNQINNVLAFPGVFRGLLDAGVADITPPMLVASAYAIASRVEEDELNASFIIPSVFDPLVAGAVADAIVRVVESAAADKE; this is translated from the coding sequence ATGGCCAACCCGGGTCCCGGTAACTCGATCACTCTGCGTATCGACGCTCCCTCCAACTTCAGCGTCACCAGCGAGCTCGCCGCCGCAGCGGCATCCGCCGGTGCCGCTATCACCGCGCTCGACGTCGTCGAGTCGCACCCCACCTCGATCGTCGTCGACCTCACCTGCAACACCATCGACGACGACCACGCCTCGCGCATCCGCGACGCCGTTCAGGCCCTCGACGGCGTGCACGTGCGCCAGGTCAGCGACCGCACCTTCCTCATGCACCTCGGCGGCAAGCTCGAGGTCGTGCCGAGCGTTCCGCTTCGCAACCGCGACGACCTCTCGCGCGCCTACACGCCGGGTGTCGCCCGCGTCTGCATGGCCATCGCCGAGGACAAGAGCAAGGCCCGCAACCTCACGGTCAAGCGCAACACGATCGCCGTGGTCACCGACGGCACCGCCGTGCTCGGCCTCGGCGACATCGGCCCCGAGGCCGCGCTGCCCGTCATGGAGGGCAAGGCCGCCCTGTTCAAGCAGTTCGCCAACGTCGACGCGTGGCCGGTCTGTCTCGACACGAAGGACACCGAGGAGATCATCAAGATCGTCAAGGCGATCGCTCCGGTCTACGGCGGCGTGAACCTGGAGGACATCGCGGCGCCGCGCTGCTTCGAGATCGAGGCGCGTCTGCGCGAAGAGCTCGACATCCCCGTCTTCCACGACGACCAGCACGGCACGGCGATCGTCACCCTCGCCGCCCTGGTCAACGCCCTCAAGGTCGTCAAGAAGAAGATCGAGGACGTGCGCATCGTCGTCTCCGGCGTCGGCGCCGCGGGCAACGCGATCATCCAGCTGCTGCTCGCCGAGGGCGCGAAGGACATCGTGGCCTGCGGCCGCGACGGCGCCATCGTCGCCGGCGTCGAGTACGCCGACGCGCACCGCCGCGAGATCGCCGCCACCACCAACCCGCGCGGCTTCACGGGCACCCTCAAGGAGGCCATGGTCGACGCCGACGTGTTCATCGGCGTGAGCGCGCCCAATGTGCTCGACGAGAACGACATCGCCGCGATGGCCGACGACGCGGTCGTCTTCGCCATGGCCAACCCGACCCCCGAGGTCGACCCGGTGGTGGCATCCAAGCACGCCGCGATCGTCGCCACCGGCCGAAGCGACTTCCCCAACCAGATCAACAACGTGCTCGCCTTCCCCGGCGTCTTCCGGGGTCTGCTCGACGCGGGCGTGGCAGACATCACCCCGCCTATGCTGGTCGCGTCGGCGTACGCCATCGCCTCGCGAGTCGAGGAGGATGAGCTCAACGCGAGCTTCATCATCCCGAGCGTCTTCGACCCGCTCGTCGCCGGTGCCGTCGCAGACGCCATCGTCCGCGTCGTCGAGTCCGCCGCCGCAGACAAGGAGTGA
- a CDS encoding IclR family transcriptional regulator, which translates to MAETKTPRSSGSGVQSVERVFELLELVTDAGGDVTLSELASSTDLPLPTIHRLLRTLVSLGYARQLPNRRYALGPRLIRIGEGASRQFGALARPQLKGLVDQLGESANMAVLDGNMVVYVAQVPSLHSMRMFTEVGRRAHTHDTGVGKAILAQLPDDTVRSIVTRAGMPTPTEFSIGDVDALIAELDRIRERGYAIDDQEQEIGVRCFSMAVPDAPTPTAVSVSGPISRVDDAFGDRAVPMLRKAAEAISAELAS; encoded by the coding sequence ATGGCCGAAACCAAGACACCGCGCAGCAGCGGTTCAGGCGTGCAGTCCGTCGAGCGCGTGTTCGAGCTGCTCGAGCTGGTCACCGATGCGGGCGGCGATGTCACCCTCAGCGAGCTCGCATCGTCGACCGATCTGCCCCTGCCGACCATCCATCGCCTGCTGCGCACGCTCGTCTCCCTCGGCTACGCGCGCCAGCTGCCGAACCGCCGCTACGCCCTCGGGCCGCGGCTGATCCGCATCGGCGAGGGCGCATCCCGGCAGTTCGGCGCCCTGGCGCGTCCGCAGCTTAAGGGCCTGGTCGACCAGCTCGGCGAGAGCGCGAACATGGCGGTGCTCGACGGCAACATGGTCGTGTATGTCGCGCAGGTCCCCTCGCTGCACTCGATGCGCATGTTCACCGAGGTCGGCCGCCGCGCGCACACGCACGACACCGGCGTGGGCAAGGCGATCCTCGCGCAGCTTCCCGACGACACCGTTCGCAGCATCGTCACACGCGCCGGCATGCCCACCCCCACCGAGTTCAGCATCGGCGACGTGGATGCCCTGATCGCCGAGCTCGACCGCATCCGCGAGCGCGGCTACGCGATCGACGACCAGGAGCAGGAGATCGGCGTGCGGTGCTTCTCGATGGCCGTGCCCGACGCCCCGACCCCCACGGCCGTCTCGGTCTCCGGGCCGATCTCGCGCGTGGACGACGCGTTCGGCGACCGCGCCGTGCCGATGCTGCGCAAGGCGGCCGAGGCGATCAGCGCCGAGCTCGCGTCCTGA